Proteins encoded together in one Pantoea sp. CCBC3-3-1 window:
- a CDS encoding sugar transporter, translated as MSDMNIVSRKVAWSRVLALAVAAFIFNTTEYMPVGLLSDIGHSFGMESAQAGIMLTIYAWIVALMSLPLMLMTSQTDRRLLLIAIFSLFTVSHVLAFFAWNFDVLLLSRAGVALAHALFWSITASLAVRLAPPGKRAQALSLIATATALASVLGLPLGRIIGQSFGWRSTFLLIGASAFVLLGLILKIMPRVPSEHTGSLKSLPDLFRRPALVGLYVLAVTVVTAHFTAFTYIEPFVQKVAGFNQDFATLLLLIFGMAGITGSIIFGKSGEKRLSGLLIASIALLALCLILLSPVAASKAGLIVLSLLWGMAFMMIGMGMQMKVLTLAPDATDVAMAMFSGIFNIGIGAGALLGNKVSLDLSMSSIGYIGAVPAVSALLLAIVVFRKRRGEEPQSETNVVTEIK; from the coding sequence ATGTCTGACATGAACATCGTCTCGCGTAAAGTCGCATGGTCACGCGTTCTGGCTCTTGCGGTAGCTGCCTTTATTTTTAACACCACCGAATATATGCCGGTCGGTCTGCTGTCAGATATCGGCCACAGCTTTGGCATGGAGTCGGCACAGGCTGGCATCATGCTGACTATCTATGCCTGGATCGTGGCGCTGATGTCGCTGCCGTTGATGCTGATGACCAGCCAGACAGACCGCCGGCTGCTGCTGATTGCGATATTCAGCTTGTTTACCGTAAGCCATGTGCTGGCCTTTTTCGCCTGGAACTTTGATGTGCTGCTGCTCAGCCGCGCTGGCGTTGCGCTTGCTCATGCGTTGTTCTGGTCCATTACCGCATCGCTGGCGGTCAGACTGGCCCCGCCGGGTAAGCGTGCTCAGGCACTGAGCCTGATTGCTACGGCAACGGCTTTGGCCTCCGTACTGGGGCTGCCGCTGGGCAGAATTATTGGCCAGAGCTTCGGCTGGCGCAGTACGTTCCTGCTGATTGGTGCAAGCGCCTTTGTGCTGCTGGGTTTGATTTTAAAAATCATGCCGCGCGTACCGTCAGAACACACTGGCTCACTGAAAAGCCTGCCAGATCTGTTCCGTCGCCCGGCATTGGTGGGTCTGTATGTGCTGGCTGTCACCGTGGTGACTGCACACTTCACAGCGTTCACCTATATTGAACCGTTCGTGCAGAAAGTGGCGGGCTTTAATCAAGATTTCGCTACGCTGCTGCTGTTGATCTTTGGCATGGCGGGCATTACCGGCAGTATTATTTTTGGTAAAAGCGGCGAGAAACGTCTGTCAGGATTACTGATTGCCTCAATCGCATTGCTGGCACTCTGCCTGATTCTGCTGTCGCCTGTTGCCGCCAGTAAGGCTGGCTTAATCGTTCTCAGCCTGCTGTGGGGCATGGCGTTTATGATGATTGGCATGGGCATGCAGATGAAGGTGCTAACGCTGGCACCCGATGCAACCGACGTGGCGATGGCGATGTTCTCCGGCATTTTCAATATCGGTATTGGTGCAGGCGCGCTGTTAGGTAATAAAGTGAGCCTGGATTTATCGATGTCATCTATCGGTTACATCGGCGCGGTTCCGGCCGTATCAGCGCTGCTGTTGGCAATTGTGGTCTTCCGTAAACGTCGTGGCGAAGAACCACAAAGCGAGACCAACGTGGTTACCGAGATCAAATAA